In Mycobacterium gallinarum, a single window of DNA contains:
- a CDS encoding amidohydrolase family protein produces MTRLAEHIDGVSLIDHHVHGCRLAPVDRRRFEDSLNEANTEPLADFDSAFDTQLGFAVRAHCAPLLGLPRHADADSYWRARRERSEADLAQLFLSSARVSDWLVDTGFSAGVADLAELTDLSVGRVHEIVRLESVAERAVHAGGDYATAFAEILHERAATAVATKSILAYRGGFAGDLSEPPAAEVAKAAQRWRDSGQARLTDRVLLRFGLYQGLRLGKPIQFHVGFGDRDCDLHTTNPLYLLDFLRHSEDVPIMLLHCYPYEREAGYLAQAFNNVYLDGGLAINYLGARSPAFIGRLVEMAPFRKILYSSDGFGPAELHYLGARLWRNGIRDVFQGFVDTGEWSESDAVRVVDLMARGNAERVYALG; encoded by the coding sequence GTGACCCGACTGGCCGAACACATCGACGGCGTGTCGCTGATCGACCACCACGTGCATGGCTGCCGGTTGGCGCCGGTTGACCGCCGCCGGTTCGAGGACAGTCTCAACGAGGCAAACACCGAACCGCTGGCCGACTTCGATTCCGCCTTCGACACCCAACTCGGGTTCGCGGTTCGCGCCCACTGCGCACCACTGTTGGGGCTGCCGCGCCACGCCGACGCCGATTCGTACTGGCGGGCGCGTCGCGAACGCTCCGAAGCCGATCTCGCGCAACTGTTCCTGTCATCGGCCAGGGTGTCCGACTGGCTGGTCGATACCGGCTTCTCCGCCGGGGTCGCCGATCTGGCAGAGCTGACCGATTTGTCGGTGGGCCGGGTGCACGAGATCGTCCGGCTGGAGTCGGTGGCCGAACGGGCAGTCCACGCGGGCGGCGATTATGCGACGGCGTTCGCCGAGATCCTGCACGAGCGAGCAGCCACGGCGGTGGCGACAAAGTCGATCCTGGCGTACCGCGGCGGGTTCGCCGGTGACCTCTCGGAGCCTCCCGCCGCCGAGGTCGCCAAGGCGGCCCAGCGGTGGCGCGACAGCGGGCAGGCGCGCCTGACCGACCGCGTTCTGTTGCGGTTCGGCTTGTATCAGGGGCTGCGACTGGGAAAGCCGATCCAATTCCATGTCGGCTTCGGCGATCGGGACTGCGACCTGCACACCACCAACCCGTTGTACCTTTTGGATTTCCTGCGGCACAGCGAAGACGTGCCGATCATGCTGTTGCACTGCTACCCCTACGAACGCGAGGCCGGCTATCTGGCGCAGGCGTTCAACAACGTCTACCTCGACGGCGGGCTGGCCATCAACTATCTGGGCGCACGGTCGCCGGCGTTCATCGGCAGACTGGTGGAAATGGCACCGTTCCGCAAGATTCTCTATTCATCGGACGGCTTCGGCCCGGCCGAGTTGCACTATCTCGGAGCACGGTTGTGGCGCAATGGAATCCGCGATGTGTTCCAGGGTTTCGTCGACACCGGCGAATGGAGCGAGTCTGACGCTGTGCGCGTCGTGGACCTGATGGCCCGGGGTAATGCCGAGCGCGTCTACGCGCTCGGCTGA
- a CDS encoding glutamine synthetase family protein: MTSRAAKPLAAAAIAQLEADGVATLIGTVVNPAGLTHAKTVPLRRMGAFADPGLGASPVFHVFAIDQTGIVFGDAIGVVGDQRIRIDLGALRILGDGLCWAPGAFFNQDGSPDPYCSRGTLSRVSDRITEAGIDTVVGHEMEFVLVGPDGSELPSHLWAQYGLAGVLEFEGFVRDVTNAATNSGITIEQFHPEYGRNQFEISLSPQPPVAAADALVMTRIIIGRVARKYGLRVSLSPVPFAGSVGSGSHQHFSMKRDDVPLFSGGSGAAGMTPEGESAVAGLLAGLPEAQGILCGSVLSGLRMQPGHWSGAHVCWGTENREAAVRFLIGGPSNPQGANVEVKIIDPSANPYLATAAMLGLAFDGIERELTAPPEVTVDPDSLTDAERDKGEIRLLARDQAEAIDMLDQSALLRGILGDEPVDAVVAVRRYEQQNYGDLTPEELAEKFRLAWSV; encoded by the coding sequence ATGACGTCGCGCGCCGCAAAACCTCTCGCCGCAGCCGCCATCGCCCAACTCGAGGCCGACGGTGTCGCCACGTTGATCGGCACCGTCGTGAACCCGGCCGGCCTCACCCACGCCAAGACCGTTCCGCTGCGCCGGATGGGTGCGTTCGCCGATCCCGGACTCGGCGCGAGCCCTGTCTTTCACGTTTTCGCCATCGACCAGACCGGAATCGTGTTCGGCGACGCCATCGGGGTGGTGGGGGACCAGCGCATCCGGATCGACCTCGGCGCGTTGCGCATCCTCGGAGACGGGTTGTGTTGGGCGCCGGGCGCTTTCTTCAACCAGGACGGTTCACCGGATCCCTATTGCAGCCGCGGCACCCTGAGCAGGGTTTCCGACCGTATCACCGAGGCCGGCATCGACACGGTGGTCGGACACGAGATGGAGTTCGTCCTCGTCGGACCGGACGGCAGCGAGCTTCCGTCGCACCTGTGGGCGCAATACGGGCTTGCCGGTGTGCTCGAGTTCGAAGGTTTCGTCCGCGACGTCACCAACGCCGCGACGAACTCCGGCATCACGATCGAACAGTTCCACCCCGAGTACGGCAGGAATCAGTTCGAGATCTCCTTGTCCCCACAGCCGCCGGTGGCCGCGGCCGACGCGCTGGTGATGACGCGCATCATCATCGGCCGGGTCGCCCGGAAGTACGGGCTGCGGGTCAGTCTCTCGCCGGTGCCCTTCGCGGGCAGCGTCGGATCTGGTTCCCATCAACACTTCTCGATGAAGCGAGACGATGTTCCGCTGTTCTCCGGCGGTTCAGGTGCTGCCGGGATGACACCGGAGGGCGAGAGCGCGGTCGCCGGGTTGCTTGCCGGTCTGCCCGAAGCGCAGGGCATCCTGTGCGGCTCAGTGCTGTCCGGATTGCGTATGCAGCCCGGCCACTGGTCGGGTGCGCACGTCTGCTGGGGAACCGAGAACCGCGAAGCAGCAGTCCGTTTCCTCATCGGCGGCCCGAGCAACCCACAGGGGGCGAACGTGGAGGTCAAGATCATCGACCCGTCGGCCAATCCTTACCTGGCGACCGCCGCGATGCTCGGTCTCGCGTTCGACGGCATCGAGCGAGAGCTCACGGCGCCGCCCGAGGTCACCGTCGACCCCGACTCGTTGACCGACGCCGAACGCGACAAGGGAGAAATCCGACTACTGGCGCGCGACCAGGCCGAGGCGATCGACATGCTCGACCAATCCGCCTTGCTACGAGGGATTCTCGGTGACGAACCGGTGGACGCCGTGGTCGCGGTGCGACGTTACGAGCAGCAGAATTACGGCGACCTGACGCCCGAGGAGCTGGCCGAGAAGTTCCGTCTGGCCTGGAGTGTGTGA
- a CDS encoding carboxymuconolactone decarboxylase family protein has protein sequence MSRIGPFADDDAAAWVVKSPDIGVAMAGFTNAVYNKNRLPMRVRELARMVIALDNECVVCQNTRDSEGIAAGVDEELYDHAAEWRTWPGYSPQERIAAEFAERFASDHTGLRDDEDFWERASEHFSDELLTDLALSCAMWLGMGRMLRTLDIGQTCKITL, from the coding sequence ATGAGCCGAATTGGACCCTTTGCCGACGACGACGCCGCAGCCTGGGTGGTGAAGTCACCCGATATCGGCGTCGCCATGGCCGGATTCACCAACGCGGTCTACAACAAGAACCGCCTCCCGATGCGTGTCCGCGAGTTGGCCCGGATGGTCATCGCGCTCGACAACGAATGCGTGGTGTGCCAGAACACCCGCGACTCCGAAGGCATCGCCGCCGGGGTCGACGAGGAGCTCTACGACCATGCCGCCGAGTGGCGAACGTGGCCCGGCTACAGCCCGCAGGAGCGGATCGCCGCCGAGTTCGCCGAGCGATTCGCCAGCGACCACACCGGATTGCGTGACGACGAGGATTTCTGGGAGCGCGCGAGCGAGCACTTCTCCGACGAGCTGCTCACCGACCTCGCGCTGTCGTGTGCGATGTGGCTCGGCATGGGCAGGATGCTGCGCACGCTGGACATCGGCCAAACCTGCAAGATCACGCTGTAG